The following are from one region of the Kwoniella dendrophila CBS 6074 chromosome 6, complete sequence genome:
- a CDS encoding 60S ribosomal protein L10, producing the protein MGRRPARCYRYCKNKPFPKSRYNRGVPDPKIRIYDLGRKKASVDDFPFCCHLVSDEYEQLSSEALEAARICANKYIVKTAGKEAFHMRVRVHPFHVIRINKMLSCAGADRLQQGMRGAWGKPYGSVARVNIGQVIMSIRCRDSNKAVIIEALRRARYKFPGRQKIIVSKKWGFTPLDRADYEALKSQKQVVNDGAYVQFLKPKGNLLQNLRTAQRA; encoded by the exons ATGGGTAGAAGACCAGCCAGGTGTTACAGATACTGTAAAAACAAGCC TTTCCCAAAATCTCGATACAATCGAGGTGTACCTGATCCAAAGATCAGAATCTACGATTTAGGTAGAAAGAAGGCTTCAGTCGATGATTTCCCCTTCTGTTGTCATTTAGTATcagatgaatatgaacaaCTTTCatctgaagctttagaagctgcACGAATTTGTGCCAACAAATACATTGTTAAAACCGctggtaaagaagctttcCACATGAGAGTTAGAGTACATCCTTTCCACGTTATTAGAATTAACAAAATGTTGTCATGTGCCGGTGCCGATAG ATTGCAACAAGGTATGAGAGGTGCTTGGGGTAAACCATACGGTTCAGTTGCTCGAGTAAACAT TGGTCAAGTTATCATGTCTATCCGATGCAGAGATTCCAACAAAGCTGTCATCATTGAAGCTCTCCGAAGAGCCCGATACAAGTTCCCAGGAAGACAAAAGATCATTGTTTCAAAGAAATGGGGTTTCACTCCTCTCGACAGAGCCGATTACGAAGCTCTCAAATCTCAAAAACAAGTTGTCAACGATGGTGCTTACgttcaa TTCCTCAAACCAAAAGGAAACCTCCTCCAAAACCTCCGAACTGCTCAAAGAGCTTAA
- a CDS encoding pentafunctional AROM polypeptide, with amino-acid sequence MSKSSESSTNFGDVLKISILGNESIHCGFHLLPYIFETILSNLPSSAYVLITDTNLSSLYLNDLKKSFEEASIKNGSKAKFLVYEVSPGETAKSRKVKEEIEDWMLDQKLTRDTVILAFGGGVIGDLTGFVAATFMRGVKFVQIPTTLLAMVDSAVGGKTAIDTPHGKNLIGAFWQPSFIFVDLAFLTTLPPREVSNGMAEVVKTAAIWKDDDFALLESRSAEISLAASTKPTTSATAGRFVHDRSHAQSLLLQVVSGSIYVKAHIVTIDERETGLRNLVNFGHTIGHAIEAVLTPAMLHGECVSVGIILEAEVARQLGILSQVAVGRLTRCLQAYGLPISLNDRRITSLPSSSQLSVDRLLDIMKIDKKNSGSAKKIVLLSRIGKTYEEKASVVEDEVIRRVLCESATVISGIPTKSPITMATPGSKSISNRALVLAALATGTCRIRNLLHSDDTAVMMNALVELKGAVFSWEDGGDTIVVEGGGGKLSAPAKGKELYLGNAGTASRFLTTVCAMVSGAASTEKSTIITGNARMKQRPIGPLVDALSANGAKIEYVESTGCLPLNIETDGFKGGHIKLAASVSSQYVSSILLCAPYAAQEVTLELTGGQVISQPYIDMTTAMMAEFGITVQRQKDATTGNLLDVYVIPKGTYINPSDYSVESDASSATYPLAIAAITGTTCTISNIGSSSLQGDARFAKEVLEPMGCTVEQTLTSTKVTGPPVGQLRALGNVDMEPMTDAFLTASVLAAVANLPALPERQVQGLPPTASRIYGIANQRVKECNRIKAMRDQLAKFGVETDEFDDGIIVIGKSAKSLNRGASVHCYDDHRVAMAFSVLACIIEKTIIEEKRCVEKTWPNFWDDLQNKIGIPVEGVELDTHKQASTSAKTITSADRSQADHPIFIIGMRGAGKTYIGRLAADILGGEFTDADDTFFEETKQSVADFVAANSWEEFRRVETEILGRYIQENKGNHVVALGGGVVETEVARQLLQAHVAKGGLVVHVTRALEDIDNFLSSIGNTATRPNWGESFGDVFKRREPWYASCSSHEFYNVLDPVGNQSPQEHEQSMRRECERFFKFIKGIDSNRPRLANDNPTSFLSLTFPDITTALSQIDELTEGADAVELRVDLLNPTGSAPTSPGLPPQSFVAKQLASLRLATSLPIVFSVRSKDQGGMAPSDQSELYRSMVELGIRSACEYVDLEVCWPTELLQKVSNGKGKSHIIASWHDWTGSMPWDKQGVRSKHALCSRYGDVTKIVGTAKTPLDNSKLLLFVDEVTSQPGSKPLLAINMGSAGQLSRAINPILTPVTHDLLPSKAAPGQLTSIQVNQIRSLIGLQSTKKFYLFGSPIQHSVSPTLHNTGFKTLGLPHQYSLHESSEIDQGVLDIIKSKDFGGASVTIPLKLDIIPHLQSISEDVKIIGAVNTIVPQSDGSLHGENTDWKAIYQASKKNLPSNIDVKTNSALVIGAGGTCRAAIYALYKLGLSKIYLFNRTKENAEKVKQSFPSNYNIQVIDNLNDVAENVIIISTVPGNSLTLDSSSSSTNKEEGISLPTELLNNKYNNSGVIIDLAYKPYQTALIQLAQLENNWKSVPGVEILVLQGLVQFEFWTNKKAPENKIRKAVMEKYFD; translated from the exons ATGTCTAAatcatcagaatcttcaacaaattttGGAGATGTTTTGAAGATTTCAATATTAGGAAATGAATCTATACATTGTGGATTCCATTTATTACCTTATATATTTGAAactatattatcaaatttaccttcttcagcatatGTTTTAATTACAGAtacaaatttatcttcattatatttgaatgatttaaaAAAATCATTCGAAGAagcttcaatcaaaaatggtTCAAAAGCAAAATTTTTAGTGTATGAAGTTTCACCTGGTGAAACtgcaaaatcaagaaaagttaaagaagaaattgaagattgGATGTTAGATCAAAAATTAACTAGAGATACAGTAATTTTagcttttggtggtggtgttattggtgatttaACTGGTTTCGTAGCTGCTACTTT TATGAGAGGTGTCAAATTCGTTCAAATACCTACCACCCTTTTGGCAATGGTAGATTCAGCCGTTGGTGGTAAAACAGCTATAGATACACCTCACGGTAAAAATCTTATTGGTGCTTTCTGGCAACCTTCCTTCATTTTTGTAGATTTAGCTTTCTTAACTACTCTTCCTCCAAGAGAAGTCAGTAATGGTATGGCCGAGGTAGTAAAG ACCGCCGCTATATGGAAAGACGATGATTTTGCTCTTCTTGAATCACGATCAGCTGAAATCTCACTCGCCGCTTCCACCAAACCAACTACATCAGCTACAGCAGGTAGATTCGTACATGATAGATCACACGCTCAATCATTATTACTTCAAGTTGTTTCTGGATCAATTTACGTTAAAGCACACATCGTTACAATCGATGAAAGAGAAACGGGATTAAGAAATTTAGTCAACTTTGGACATACAATTGGTCATGCTATTGAAGCTGTTTTGACTCCAGCAATGTTACATGGAGAATGTGTTTCAGTTGGTATCAtattagaagctgaagtagctAGACAATTAGGTATCTTAAGTCAAGTTGCTGTTGGTAGATTAACAAGATGTTTACAAGCATATGGATTACCAATTTCATTAAAtgatagaagaattacaagtttaccttcatcatctcaatTATCCGTTGATAGATTATTAGATATAatgaaaattgataaaaaaaattcaggttcagctaaAAAAATCGTCTTATTATCAAGAATTGGTAAGACCtatgaagaaaaagcttcagtagttgaagatgaagttatAAGAAGAGTTTTATGCGAATCCGCAACTGTAATTTCAGGTATTCcaactaaatcaccaattACAATGGCCACTCCAGGTTCAAAATCTATCTCCAATAGAGCTTTAGtcttagctgctttagctacAGGAACTTgtagaattagaaatttgTTACATTCAGATGATACTGCTGTCATGATGAATGCTCTTGTAGAgctcaag GGTGCTGTCTTTTCATGGGAAGATGGAGGTGATACCATTGTCGTTGAAGGCGGCGGTGGTAAACTCTCAGCTCCAGCTAAAGGCAAAGAGCTTTACCTCGGTAACGCCGGTACAGCTTCCCGATTCTTGACAACAGTCTGCGCCATGGTATCAGGTGCCGCTTCCACTGAAAAGTCAACTATCATTACTGGTAACGCCAGAATGAAACAAAGACCTATTGGTCCATTAGTTGATGCTCTTTCCGCCAATGGTGCTAAAATCGAATATGTTGAGAGTACAGGTTGTCTTCCACTCAACATCGAGACTGACGGGTTCAAAGGTGGACACATTAAACTTGCCGCTTCAGTTTCAAGTCAATACGTTTCCTCGATCCTTCTTTGTGCTCCTTATGCCGCTCAAGAAGTTACATTAGAATTGACTGGTGGCCAAGTTATCTCTCAACCTTATATCGACATGACAACAGCTATGATGGCTGAATTCGGTATTACTGTTCAACGACAAAAGGATGCTACTACTGGTAATCTCCTTGACGTTTATGTTATCCCCAAAGGAACATACATCAATCCTTCAGATTACTCTGTTGAATCAGATGCTTCCAGTGCCACATATCCACTTGCTATTGCAGCTATTACCGGTACAACATGTACAATTTCCAACattggttcatcatctttacaaGGAGATGCAAGATTTGCTAAAGAAGTGCTCGAACCTATGGGTTGTACAGTTGAACAAACTTTAACTTCAACTAAAGTCACCGGACCACCTGTCGGACAACTTAGAGCTTTAGGTAATGTAGATATGGAACCTATGACAGATGCTTTCTTAACCGCATCTGTCTTAGCTGCTGTAGCAAATTTACCAGCTTTGCCAGAGAGACAAGTTCAAGGTTTACCTCCAACTGCTTCAAGAATCTACGGTATTGCAAATCAAAGAGTCAAAGAATGTAATCGAATTAAAGCTATGAGAGATCAACTTG CCAAATTTGGAGTTGAGactgatgaatttgatgatggaatCATCGTTATTGGTAAATCTGCAAAATCCCTCAACCGAGGCGCCTCAGTCCACTGTTACGATGATCACCGGGTAGCTATGGCTTTTAGTGTCTTGGCTTGTATTATCGAAAAGACAATTATAGAAGAGAAACGATGCGTCGAGAAAACATGGCCAAACTTCTGGGACGATCTTCAAAATAAG ATTGGTATCCCcgttgaaggtgttgaacTTGATACGCATAAACAAGCTTCCACTTCTGCCAAGACTATCACTTCCGCTGATCGATCTCAAGCCGATCATCCTATTTTCATCATTGGTATGCGAGGTGCTGGTAAGACTTATATTGGTCGATTAGCTGCCGACATACTTGGAGGAGAATTCACCGATGCCGACGATACTTTCTTTGAAGAAACCAAACAATCTGTAGCGGACTTTGTGGCTGCCAACAGTTGGGAAGAATTCCGACGAGTTGAAACTGAAATTTTGGGTAGATACATCCAAGAAAACAAGGGTAATCACGTTGTCGCTTTAGGAGGTGGTGTAGTGGAGACAGAAGTCGCCAGacaacttcttcaagctCATGTTGCCAAAGGTGGTTTAGTCGTCCACGTCACAAGAGCTTTGgaagatatcgataatttcctttcatctATCGGTAACACCGCTACAAGACCTAATTGGGGTGAATCTTTCGGTGATGTTTTCAAAAGAAGAGAACCATGGTATGCTTCTTGTTCAAGTCATGAATTTTACAATGTTCTTGATCCAGTCGGCAATCAATCTCCTCAAGAACATGAACAATCCATGAGAAGAGAGTGTGAAagattcttcaaattcattaaagGCATCGATTCCAACCGACCTCGATTGGCCAATGATAATCcaacttctttcctttctttgaCTTTCCCTGATATCACCACAGCCCTCAGTCaaatagatgaattgacAGAAGGTGCAGATGCAGTGGAACTTCGAGTCGACCTTCTCAACCCAACTGGTTCCGCTCCTACCTCACCTGGATTACCACCTCAATCATTTGTTGCTAAACAATTAGCTTCTCTTCGATTAGCTACCTCATTACCAATCGTCTTCTCAGTCAGATCTAAGGATCAAGGAGGTATGGCACCTTCAGATCAATCAGAACTTTACCGATCAATGGTTGAATTAGGTATCCGATCAGCATGTGAATatgttgatcttgaagtTTGTTGGCCAACTGAATTATTACAAAAAGTATCCAAcggtaaaggtaaatcacaTATCATTGCTTCATGGCATGATTGGACAGGATCAATGCCATGGGATAAACAAGGTGTACGATCAAAACATGCCTTATGTTCAAGATACGGTGATGTAACTAAGATTGTTGGTACAGCTAAAACACCATTAgataattcaaaattattattatttgttgatgaagttacaTCTCAACCTGGTTCTAAACCATTATTAGCAATCAATATGGGATCAGCAGGTCAACTTTCAAGAGCAATAAATCCAATTTTAACTCCCGTTACACatgatttattaccttctaAAGCTGCTCCAGGACAATTAACTTCAATTCAAGTTAATCAAATTAGATCTTTAATCGGTTTACAATCTACTAAAAAATTTTATTTATTCGGTAGTCCAATTCAACATTCTGTTTCACCTACTTTACATAATACTGGTTTTAAAACATTAGGTTTACCACATCAATATTCTTTACATGAATCATCagaaattgatcaaggtGTATTGGATAttataaaatcaaaagatttcGGTGGAGCAAGTGTAACTATACCTTTAAAATTAGATATCATACCTCATTTacaatcaatttcagaaGATGTGAAAATCATTGGTGCAGTAAACACAATTGTCCCACAATCTGACGGTAGTTTACATGGTGAAAATACAGATTGGAAAGCCATTTATCAAGCATCTAAAAAGAATTTACCATCTAATATAGATGTTAAAACAAATTCCGCTTTGGTcattggtgcaggtggtaCATGTAGAGCAGCAATTTACGCTTTAtataaattaggtttatcaaaaattTATTTGTTCAatagaacaaaagaaaatgctgaaaaagttaaacAATCTTTCCCATCAAATTATAATATTCAAGTTATTGATAATCTAAACGACGTAGCTGAGAATGTAATTATAATTTCAACTGTTCCAGGAAATTCTCTTACTTTAGATTCgtcttcgtcatcaacaaataaagagGAAGGAATTTCATTACCAACAGAATTATTGAATAATAAATATAATAATTCAGGTgttataattgatttagcttATAAACCATATCAAACTGCTTTAATTCAATTAGCACAACTAGAAAATAATTGGAAATCTGTACCAGGTGTAGAAATTTTGGTTTTACAAGGTTTAgttcaatttgaattttggACAAATAAAAAAGCTCCAGAAAATAAAATTAGAAAAGCTGTAATGGAGaaatattttgattaa